The segment AGGACCGTCGGTTCCTCGTTCTGGACTGCCGGATCTCGGGCAATGTCATCGCGCCCTATCAGGAGGAGATTCTGCGGGTGAACGGCGTGACCGTGCCGGCGACAGCACGGGCCTGATCAGCGGGACGACGAGGCACCGGGCGCATCGGCGGCGCCTCCGAGCGCGGCCTCCGGTGGTGCGCCGGCGGTCTGCGGCTCCTCCTCCGGCCGGCGCTGAAGGAGCTCGAGGATCCACGCGACGACGACCGCGGTCGCCACGACGAGGAAGACATCGCTGAATCCGATCGGCCGGAGCAGGAACAGCCACACGACGGCGGCGACGGCGACGAAGCCCCGGACGAGTCTTCTCCGCTCGGCGAGCCACGACCCGAAGCGCCCGGTGTCGAGTCCTCGTTCCTGAAGGCCGCGTCTCGCGGCGGAATCGAGGCTGTGGATGCTGCCCCGCACCCGGGCCGCAGAGGTCGAGCGTCCGGCGAGCCAGCCCGCGACGATGAGGAGCACACCGATCAGAGTGAAGACGACCGCGGTCTCGCGCATCGCGTCGACGAAGCGGCCGTATATCACCTCCAGTGCCGACGGGGAGAGGTCGAGGCGTGCGGCGACGATTCCGACGGCTGCTCCTCCGACGAGGAACGACACTGCCAGGCTCCCGGCTCCGAGCGCGAAGCCGATCCCGACGCCGATGACCGCTCTGCTGCGCCGCCGGGCGAGCAGGATGCCGCCCGCCGCCAGGGTGAGGGTCACGATCGGCAGCCACGTCCCCAGCGTCACAGCCAGGGCGTAGCCGAACCGAACGGCTTCCAGCCCCTGCCCCTCGCCGACGATGATCACCCGGTCGACCTCGGGGATCAACTGAGCGATCGCGACATCCCGGTCGAGGAGCACCTGCTGCACGCGCTCGACGACCGCTCCGAGCTGGATTCCCACGCCGTCGTCGGTGCGGACGACCAAGCCCCCGCCGTCGGAGGTGGCCGAGACCGTCAGCGCCCGGTGTGCGGCCCGCGTCGCGGTCGCCCACACGTCCGAGAAGGCATCAGACTCGACGACCGTTGTCACCGCTCCCGCGACCAGACTCTCCAGCCCGTTCGCCGCCGGAGCCTGGAGCAGCCCGAGCGCCACCTCGGCCCGCGGCGGCAGGCCGAGGTCTGCGATGCCGTCGAAGACGTCCGCGGTCAACTCCTCGAAGTCGACCTGCTCGCCGATGGCGTCGAGCGTCTCATCGATGATGAGCTGCTGGACCGCGGGGTCGTCGACCAGCGGCGCGAGGGTCTGCACAAAAGCATCCTCGTCCACCAGCTGGATCCGGGCCCACGCCGCGACGATCGTCACCGGGAGGAGGAGAGAGGCGACAACGATCAGGAACGCGGACGCGACGGCCCGCCACCGCGACCCCTCGACTGCGCGGACCGGCTTCGCCGCGGCGGCGAGTGCGGAGTTGTCGTTCTCCAGCGCGCGCACGCGTTCTCTGAGCGCCGCCAGTTCGGAGGAGTCGGCGGGGTCTGTCATACGGCTCATCATGGCGGTTGAGACCCCGCGCGTGGGTCACGGACTGATCACGCCGCGCGGATCGCGGGTCCGGCAGCGTGAGGTGGCCGTAGGGGAACGGCATCCTGCGAGTGCGACCCTGCCGGGGCGGGGGAAGTCCGCAATACTCTGAAGGGTGACCACACCCGACGCCCCGATCGAGGAAGCGGCTCCTAAGGAGTCCGCCACGATGACCTTCGCCGACCTCGGGTTGGGTGACTCCATGCTCGCGGCGCTGCGCGATGTCGGCTACGAGACGCCGTCGGCGATCCAGGCGGCGACGATCCCCACCCTTCTGGCCGGCCGCGACGTCGTCGGCCTCGCGCAGACCGGTACAGGCAAGACAGCGGCATTCGCGCTGCCGATCCTCGACCGGCTCGACCTCTCGCAGAAGACACCACAGGCGCTGGTGCTGGCCCCGACACGCGAGCTGGCGCTCCAGGTGTGCGAGGCGTTCGAGAAGTACGCCTCCCACCGGCGCGGCCTGCACGTGCTGCCCGTCTACGGCGGCCAAGGCTACGGCGTCCAGCTCTCAGCCCTCCGCCGGGGAGTGCACGTCATCGTCGGAACCCCCGGGCGCATCATGGACCACCTCGACAAGGGGACGCTCGACCTCACCGAGCTGAAGTACTTGGTGCTCGACGAGGCCGACGAGATGCTGAAGATGGGCTTCGCCGAGGATGTCGAGACGATCCTCGCCGATACGCCCGCCACCAAGCAGGTCGCACTCTTCTCGGCGACGATGCCCGCGGCCATCCGACGCATCTCGCAGCAGTACCTGCACGACCCCCAAGAGATCACGATCAAGACCAAGACGACGACCTCGTCGACGATCACCCAGCGCTACCTCATCGTGTCGTTCTCTCAGAAGATGGATGCGCTCACCCGCATCCTCGAGACGGAGAACTTCGACGGCATGATCGTCTTCGGTCGCACCAAGAGTGTGACGGAGGAGATCGCCGAAAAGCTGCGCGCACGCGGCTACTCGGCCGCCGCGATCAACGGCGACGTCGCCCAGCCCGTACGCGAGAAGACCATCAACCAACTCAAGGCGGGCAAGCTCGACATCCTCGTCGCGACAGACGTCGCCGCCCGCGGTCTCGACGTCGAGCGCATCTCGCACGTGGTGAACTTCGACATCCCTACCGACACCGAGTCGTACGTGCACCGCATCGGCCGCACCGGGCGGGCCGGACGGTCGGGCGACGCCATCAGCTTCGTCACCCCGCGCGAGCGCGGGCTCGTACGCGCGATCGAGCGCGCCACGCGTCAATCGCTGACGGAGATCCCGCTGCCGAGCGTCGACGAGGTCAACGTCACGCGCCTCGCGCGCTTCGACGACAGCATCACCGCAGCCCTCGCCGAGACGGAGCGGATCGACCGCTTCCGCGACATCGTCGCCCACTACGTCCGTCATCACGACGTTCCCGAAGTCGATGTCG is part of the Microbacterium sp. ET2 genome and harbors:
- a CDS encoding DEAD/DEAH box helicase, whose translation is MTFADLGLGDSMLAALRDVGYETPSAIQAATIPTLLAGRDVVGLAQTGTGKTAAFALPILDRLDLSQKTPQALVLAPTRELALQVCEAFEKYASHRRGLHVLPVYGGQGYGVQLSALRRGVHVIVGTPGRIMDHLDKGTLDLTELKYLVLDEADEMLKMGFAEDVETILADTPATKQVALFSATMPAAIRRISQQYLHDPQEITIKTKTTTSSTITQRYLIVSFSQKMDALTRILETENFDGMIVFGRTKSVTEEIAEKLRARGYSAAAINGDVAQPVREKTINQLKAGKLDILVATDVAARGLDVERISHVVNFDIPTDTESYVHRIGRTGRAGRSGDAISFVTPRERGLVRAIERATRQSLTEIPLPSVDEVNVTRLARFDDSITAALAETERIDRFRDIVAHYVRHHDVPEVDVAAALAVVAQGESPLLLEPDPEPQRRERAERPGRADRERDGAERQPRTPRSGMATYRIAVGKRHRVEPRQIVGALANEGGLKRDDFGAIQIRPDFSLVELPADLSRDTMSRLESTRISGRLIELRLDTGGPGRRTRRDEDRPPRRHRA